The following are encoded together in the Euwallacea fornicatus isolate EFF26 chromosome 29, ASM4011564v1, whole genome shotgun sequence genome:
- the LOC136347563 gene encoding RRP12-like protein yields the protein MGKFRSKLKGQTKGKRWPKGQSSSSNPETHKYREQAKRHFFQDDLGPSCLTTDTLRKHDALQVLKEPQHKDVEMSLEDSYEMESESCYEGSDGSYQTMQSFASGWSECSNMSFGKFMKTFHADSALHKEMLAILAAVTEIIKQNGGTESSTEYYCTLLTTLDTVYNSEDKNEDQVTAVLSLLSMGIKTVPQAVLRKSFNDVTAKMLYILKDFASAENNVIIKSTLGVLATVLRAQESIQWTHATTKQIFSAMLNPFCIHTKPKWRKAGQHAVAAIVKSPCFEKGHNTAAEKCAEFCEEILENCLGGSVGCVELSSIQSSQTTILHTLGLLKETIQNFPKVHIKKCCETILRLMSLNYPIVTVCGLQVMHSVFSAQKSIISSDLNSKLIIALYEYQPGVMDVQPTLAWLLVMQEAHIHLADTELSVAMALLPKFCSTVSEMWLSGKMEVMNGATRCLEVVLKDVAGPACESSDTVNKYRSKLERCFNVIHLCLSYQYNTSWHQVLHVIGVMFEATGANCKDMFDDTLKGLAELRDSYKFSYNTELEYAVGAAIRFIGPEKVLEVIPLKKPNGDLNIDRSWLLPVLKENIKFSTLAFFREEIFPLARVCQQKSAQLAQAYNGIGAHSSELLYLQLWSLLPCFCNHPTDIKSEFKSLAKVLGVAISDRKELRLVVMAALRRLIQSAKESENAEDITELARFDKNYLPILFNLYTTKPIGSDEEGQRLACLETIKLYLTISREELNRQLFTNALERLNASSDEPEDHFIKESILDLIRALIPYQSIESISLVYNQCVQNLPEIKNNKEQKKAYRILEEIVSGDSKGCKSFVKINRKEVRRLLSQSLETAATSSKGARLRCFSYLIKAQPHLDYDSKLIRNIIPETVLCCKDINQKCRKTAYDLLNTIGETLMGHNQMNEFVVMLSAGLAGTPQMVCSTILALASALHNFSGALGQDNIRLILTNMIALASSKTREIVASSLSFIKVYCTTLPSLMVQASMEGIVKALTSMTEDCKRHFRLKVRDILDRLVRKYGADCVIQFVSKSDEVMLKRLKNLRKLNERKKRGKKDQKEEEDDGDTMAEFVLKSKPKSMEEILADSDSDEEDLTAEQKSIKRKPNTWIEEDPENIVDLIDSTAVSKISTTKPGQIAVLNQKQVKDKNRGFKSSSDGRLIIRDDDDSSDNDTQKDKYNFKSDSSDTEDEATSVAETLLIANRKRKRPASTKSGFSSTLSSKYKSGGIGIHRPITSTSSVKSGASLGGEYKSKKAAGDAKRKDKKLDPYAYVPLQRSTLNKRKKTKGMGQMRGIVKGAKRGALKGAKAKKNRKNTL from the exons ATGGGCAAATTCCGAAGTAAATTAAAGGGACAAACCAAAGGCAAGAGATGGCCAAAAGGGCAGAGCTCTAGCTCAAACCCAGAAACACATAAATATAGAGAACAGGCAAAAAGGCACTTTTTCCAAGATGATCTTGGACCTAGCTGCCTTACCACAGATACCTTGAGGAAACATGATGCCTTGCAAGTTCTCAAAGAGCCACAACACAAAGATGTGGAAATGTCCTTAGAAGACAGCTATGAAATGGAGTCAGAGAGTTGTTATGAAGGTTCTGATGGTTCTTATCAAACTATGCAATCATTTGCTTCAGGATGGTCTGAGTGTAGTAACATGTCATTTGGGAAGTTTATGAAGACTTTTCATGCAGATTCTGCATTGCATAAGGAAATGCTAGCAATTTTAGCAGCTGTTACTGAGATTATCAAGCAAAATGGGGGAACCGAGTCATCCACAGAATATTACTGCACACTTCTAACAACTCTCGACACTGTATACAACAGTGAGGACAAAAATGAAGATCAAGTTACTGCAGTACTATCTCTTCTGAGTATGGGAATCAAAACAGTTCCACAAGCAGTTCTAAGGAAGAGTTTCAATGATGTTACTGCTAAAATGTTGTACATTTTAAAGGATTTTGCTTCAGCAGAGAATAACGTGATTATAAAATCCACCTTGGGTGTGTTGGCAACAGTTTTGAGAGCACAGGAATCAATCCAATGGACACATGCCactacaaaacaaattttctctGCTATGTTAAATCCATTCTGCATTCATACTAAACCTAAATGGCGTAAAGCAGGACAACATGCTGTTGCAGCTATAGTAAAGTCTCCATGTTTTGAAAAAGGCCACAATACAGCTGCAGAAAAATGTGCAGAATTCTGTGAAGAAATTTTGGAGAATTGTCTTGGAGGTAGTGTTGGGTGTGTGGAACTTAGTTCTATACAGTCAAGTCAAACAACCATCCTTCACACTTTAGGACTTCTAAAAGAGACCATCCAAAACTTTCCTAAagttcacataaaaaaatgttgtgaaaCTATATTGCGGCTAATGAGCCTAAATTATCCAATAGTGACTGTTTGTGGCCTTCAAGTGATGCATTCAGTGTTTTCAGCACAGAAATCCATAATTTCTAGTGATTTGAATAGCAAGCTCATAATAGCTTTGTATGAGTATCAGCCAGGAGTTATGGATGTTCAGCCTACTCTGGCTTGGCTATTAGTTATGCAGGAAGCTCACATTCATTTAGCAGACACTGAACTATCTGTAGCTATGGCATTGTTGCCAAAGTTTTGTTCTACAGTATCAGAAATGTGGCTTTCTGGAAAGATGGAAGTTATGAATGGGGCAACACGGTGTTTAGAG GTGGTACTCAAAGATGTAGCAGGTCCAGCTTGTGAATCTTCTGATACAGTCAATAAGTACAGGTCCAAACTTGAGAGATGTTTCAATGTAATCCACCTCTGTCTCAGCTATCAATATAACACTTCTTGGCATCAAGTGTTGCATGTTATCGGGGTGATGTTTGAAGCTACAGGAGCAAACTGCAAAGACATGTTTGATGACACTTTGAAAGGTTTAGCTGAGCTGAGAGATTCATACAAGTTTAG TTATAACACTGAACTGGAGTACGCAGTGGGAGCCGCCATCCGTTTCATAGGCCCTGAGAAAGTCCTGGAAGTAATTCCCCTAAAGAAGCCTAATGGTGATTTAAACATTGACCGTTCCTGGCTTCTCCCAGTTTTAAAAGAGAACATAAAGTTTTCCACCTTGGCCTTTTTCCGTGAGGAAATCTTCCCATTGGCCCGTGTTTGTCAACAAAAATCTGCGCAGCTTGCGCAGGCCTATAATGGAATTGGAGCCCATAGCAGTGAACTCCTGTACCTGCAATTGTGGAGCTTGCTCCCCTGCTTCTGCAACCACCCCACTGACATTAAGAGTGAGTTTAAAAGCCTGGCTAAAGTATTGGGAGTTGCAATTTCCGACAGAAAAGAGCTGCGTTTGGTAGTGATGGCAGCGCTAAGGAGGCTCATACAAAGCGCCAAAGAAAGTGAAAATGCTGAGGATATAACAGAGTTAGCTAGATtcgacaaaaattatttaccgaTTCTTTTTAACTTGTACACTACTAAGCCTATAGGATCAGATGAGGAAGGGCAGCGTTTGGCCTGTTTAGAAACCATCAAATTATACCTCACAATCTCTCGTGAGGAGCTCAATCGGCAGTTATTTACAAATGCTTTAGAGCGGTTAAACGCCTCCAGTGATGAGCCAGAGGATCATTTCATTAAAGAGTCAATTTTGGACCTCATAAGAGCGTTGATTCCTTATCAAAGCATTGAGAGTATCTCCTTAGTGTATAATCAGTGCGTTCAGAACTTGCCTGAAATCAAAAACAACAAAGAACAGAAGAAGGCGTATAGAATTCTTGAAGAGATTGTTTCAGGCGACTCCAAGGGTTGTAAAAGTTTTGTCAAAATCAATCGAAAAGAAGTACGACGACTGCTTTCACAAAGCTTGGAGACAGCTGCTACTTCAAGCAAAGGGGCCCGCTTGCGGTGTTTTAGCTACCTAATAAAAGCACAGCCCCATTTAGACTATGACAGCAAGCTTATAAGAAATATAATACCAGAAACTGTACTATGTTGCAAGGACATAAACCAAAAATGCAGGAAAACTGCTTATGATCTTCTAAATACTATCGGAGAGACCCTTATGGGGCATAATCAAATGAATGAGTTTGTGGTAATGCTCTCAGCGGGCCTCGCAGGCACGCCCCAAATGGTTTGCAGTACTATTTTAGCCCTGGCCTCAGCTTTACATAACTTTTCAGGAGCTTTAGGACAAGACAATATTAGACTTATTTTAACTAACATGATAGCTCTTGCAAGTAGTAAAACTAGAGAAATTGTAGCTTCAAGTTTGAGCTTCATCAAGGTCTACTGTACCACCTTACCTTCCCTTATGGTACAGGCTTCCATGGAAGGTATTGTAAAAGCCCTGACAAGTATGACTGAAGATTGCAAGAGACACTTTAGATTGAAAGTGCGAGACATTTTGGATCGATTGGTCCGCAAATATGGGGCAGATTGTGTTATTCAATTCGTCTCTAAGAGCGATGAAGTTATGCTTAAAAGATTGAAGAATTTGAGGAAGCTAAATGAAAGGAAGAAAAGGGGGAAGAAGGATCAaaaggaggaggaggatgaTGGTGATACTATGGCGGAGTTTGTTCTTAAATCCAAGCCCAAGAGTATGGAAGAGATTTTAGCTGATAGTGACTCTGATGAAGAGGATTTGACTGCAGAGCAGAAATCTATTAAAAGGAAACCTAATACTTGGATTGAAGAAGATCCAGAAAATATTGTGGACCTCATAGACTCCACTGCAGTCAGCAAAATCAGCACCACTAAGCCTGGGCAAATTGCAGTTTTAAATCAAAAGCAAGTTAAGGACAAAAATCGGGGCTTTAAAAGCTCCTCAGATGGACGACTTATAATCAGAGACGACGACGACTCTAGTGACAACGACACTCAAAAGGACAAATACAACTTTAAATCCGACAGCTCCGACACAGAAGACGAAGCCACTAGTGTTGCAGAAACCCTCTTAATAGCAAACCGCAAAAGAAAACGTCCAGCATCCACTAAAAGCGGTTTCAGCTCAACTCTTTCCTCAAAATATAAAAGCGGAGGTATTGGAATACATCGTCCAATCACCTCAACATCCTCAGTGAAAAGTGGAGCCTCTTTGGGGGGCGAGTATAAGAGTAAAAAGGCCGCCGGTGATGCCAAGAGGAAGGACAAGAAGCTGGATCCTTATGCTTATGTGCCCTTGCAGCGGAGCACTCTCAACAAGAGGAAGAAGACCAAGGGGATGGGACAGATGAGGGGGATTGTTAAAGGAGCCAAGAGAGGAGCGCTCAAGGGAGCTAAAGCTAAgaagaatagaaaaaatacGTTGTAG
- the Fkbp39 gene encoding 46 kDa FK506-binding nuclear protein: MFWGLIMEPDRRYSQKVKKSFHISMASLDINSSSEEPSQLMCSYDGRNYLLCTLRKPDLLQCSLDLEFAAGTEVSFAANGKAHVHLTGYLSETDNDELTLNQLAEEVEDEESEDDAFEEVFSKKAKRQNNDKESVPAKKTKLLNGSAKVELAEDEDDSDDPDFDEEMANGEEVEEEEDDGNESDTEDEDEDEESETEAPQVTTTKQKPKKESEAKQGTSEKKQKQTLKGGVIVEDLVEGNGPPAKAGRFVTVYYEGRLQKNNKLFDSTSKGPGFKFRLGGGEVIKGWDVGLVGMKVGGKRKIVCPPQAGYGAKGSPPAIPPNSTLVFTVTLKKIK; the protein is encoded by the exons ATGTTCTGGG GTCTAATAATGGAGCCCGACAGGCGTTACAgccaaaaagtcaaaaaatccTTTCACATATCAATGGCCTCTCTAGATATCAATTCATCTTCTGAGGAACCATCCCAGCTTATGTGCAGCTATGATGGAAGGAATTATTTGCTATGCACACTTAGAAAACCCGATCTTTTGCAATGTTCTTTGGATCTAGAATTTGCA GCTGGGACTGAGGTCTCATTTGCAGCAAATGGTAAAGCCCACGTCCATCTCACTGGCTATCTTTCGGAAACGGACAATGATGAGTTGACACTCAATCAATTAGCTGAAGAAGTGGAGGATGAGGAATCAGAGGATGATGCATTTGAAGAAGTGTTCTCTAAGAAAGCCAAGAGACAAAATAATGATAAAGAAAGTGTTCCAGCAAAGAAaaccaaattattaaatggCTCTGCTAAAGTTGAACTTGCTGAAGATGAGGATGACTCTGATGATCCCGATTTTGATGAAGAGATG GCAAATGGCGAAGAAGTTGAAGAGGAGGAGGATGATGGAAATGAGTCTGATACTGAGGATGAAGATGAAGATGAAGAGAGTGAAACTGAAGCACCACAAGTGACTACCACAAAACAAAAGCCTAAAAAGGAATCAGAGGCCAAGCAAGGGACAAGcgagaaaaaacagaaacaaaCCCTGAAAGGTGGTGTCATTGTTGAGGATTTGGTGGAAGGAAATGGACCCCCTGCTAAAGCTGGACGTTTTGTGact GTGTATTATGAGGGAAGGCTTCAAAAGAACAATAAACTTTTTGATTCAACTTCCAAAGGACCAGGCTTTAAATTCCGCTTAGGAGGAGGGGAAGTAATTAAGGGATGGGACGTGGGCCTGGTTGGCATGAAAGTAGGAGGAAAACGAAAGATTGTATGCCCACCTCAAGCAGG ATATGGAGCTAAAGGATCACCTCCAGCAATTCCCCCTAATTCCACGTTAGTTTTTACAGTTACTCTcaagaaaattaagtaa
- the PIP4K gene encoding phosphatidylinositol 5-phosphate 4-kinase type-2 alpha isoform X2: MMSSSGQSKLKKKHFRVKHQKVKLFRANEPFLSVFMWGINHTINELMHVTIPVMLLPDDFRAYSKIKIDNHLFNKENMPSHFKVKEYCPMVFRNIRERFGIDDLDYKESLTRSQPLPDDSAGKSGAKFYQSYDKLFIIKTLTSEEVERMHSFLKHYHPYIVERHGKTLLPQYLGMYRLTVDNGEHYIVVMRNVFSNHLSTHRKFDLKGSTVDREASEKEREKELPTFKDNDFVNDQMKVYIGEEAKAKLMETLTADVDFLTKLHLMDYSLLLGIHEVERGEEELQRQRELEAENPPDSDDSESGSGLENRVGQMGFNTPPDSPNAVSHYLREHSLQYEGGIIPELDIYAIPSCELAPVKEIYFVAIIDVLTHYGVKKQAAKAAKTVKYGSNVDGISTCDPEQYAKRFIDFIGKAIE; the protein is encoded by the exons ATGATGAGTTCCAGCGGCCAGTCCaagttaaaaaagaaacattttcgtgtaaaacaccaaaaagtCAAGCTTTTTAGGGCCAACGAACCCTTTCTCAGTGTTTTCATGTGGGGAATCAATCACACG ATCAATGAATTAATGCATGTCACCATTCCCGTGATGTTGCTTCCAGATGATTTCCGAGCTTATTCCaagataaaaattgataacCACCTTTTCAATAA AGAAAACATGCCATctcattttaaagttaaagagTACTGCCCTATGGTGTTCCGAAATATTCGAGAGAGGTTTGGAATTGATGATCTAGATTATAAAGAATCATTAACTAG ATCACAGCCTCTTCCTGATGATTCAGCAGGCAAAAGTGGAGCCAAATTCTACCAAAGCTATGATAaacttttcattattaaaactCTCACTTCTGAGGAAGTGGAGAGAATGCACTCATTTCTGAAACATTATCACCCT TATATTGTGGAGAGACATGGAAAGACTTTACTGCCTCAATACTTGGGAATGTATAGGTTGACTGTCGATAATGGGGAGCATTATATTGTGGTTATGAGGAATGTGTTTTCCAATCATCTGAGTacccatagaaaatttgatttaaaag GTTCTACAGTAGATAGGGAGGCTtcagagaaagagagagaaaagGAACTGCCAACTTTCAAAGACAATGATTTTGTTAACGACCAGATGAAG GTTTACATAGGTGAAGAGGCCAAGGCTAAACTCATGGAAACTCTAACTGCAGACGTGGATTTCCTGACTAAATTACACCTTATGGATTACAGCTTACTTTTGG GAATCCATGAGGTGGAACGGGGCGAAGAGGAGCTTCAAAGACAGCGAGAATTGGAGGCGGAAAACCCGCCCGATTCCGACGACAGCGAGTCGGGATCGGGCCTAGAAAACCGAGTGGGGCAGATGGGGTTCAACACGCCCCCAGACTCCCCCAACGCAGTCTCGCACTACCTCAGGGAGCACAGTCTCCAATATGAAG GTGGCATAATCCCTGAGCTAGACATCTACGCGATTCCCTCTTGTGAATTAGCCCCAGTCAAGGAGATTTACTTCGTGGCCATTATAGACGTGCTCACACATTATGGAGTAAAAAAGCAGGCTGCAAAAGCTGCCAAAACAGTGAAGTATGGGTCGAACGTAGACGGAATTAGCACCTGCGATCCGGAGCAATACGCCAAAAGATTCATTGATTTCATTGGCAAAGCCATAGAGtag
- the PIP4K gene encoding phosphatidylinositol 5-phosphate 4-kinase type-2 alpha isoform X1: MMSSSGQSKLKKKHFRVKHQKVKLFRANEPFLSVFMWGINHTINELMHVTIPVMLLPDDFRAYSKIKIDNHLFNKENMPSHFKVKEYCPMVFRNIRERFGIDDLDYKESLTRSQPLPDDSAGKSGAKFYQSYDKLFIIKTLTSEEVERMHSFLKHYHPYIVERHGKTLLPQYLGMYRLTVDNGEHYIVVMRNVFSNHLSTHRKFDLKGSTVDREASEKEREKELPTFKDNDFVNDQMKVYIGEEAKAKLMETLTADVDFLTKLHLMDYSLLLGIHEVERGEEELQRQRELEAENPPDSDDSESGSGLENRVGQMGFNTPPDSPNAVSHYLREHSLQYEGKLSKIYQYISTVSGGIIPELDIYAIPSCELAPVKEIYFVAIIDVLTHYGVKKQAAKAAKTVKYGSNVDGISTCDPEQYAKRFIDFIGKAIE; this comes from the exons ATGATGAGTTCCAGCGGCCAGTCCaagttaaaaaagaaacattttcgtgtaaaacaccaaaaagtCAAGCTTTTTAGGGCCAACGAACCCTTTCTCAGTGTTTTCATGTGGGGAATCAATCACACG ATCAATGAATTAATGCATGTCACCATTCCCGTGATGTTGCTTCCAGATGATTTCCGAGCTTATTCCaagataaaaattgataacCACCTTTTCAATAA AGAAAACATGCCATctcattttaaagttaaagagTACTGCCCTATGGTGTTCCGAAATATTCGAGAGAGGTTTGGAATTGATGATCTAGATTATAAAGAATCATTAACTAG ATCACAGCCTCTTCCTGATGATTCAGCAGGCAAAAGTGGAGCCAAATTCTACCAAAGCTATGATAaacttttcattattaaaactCTCACTTCTGAGGAAGTGGAGAGAATGCACTCATTTCTGAAACATTATCACCCT TATATTGTGGAGAGACATGGAAAGACTTTACTGCCTCAATACTTGGGAATGTATAGGTTGACTGTCGATAATGGGGAGCATTATATTGTGGTTATGAGGAATGTGTTTTCCAATCATCTGAGTacccatagaaaatttgatttaaaag GTTCTACAGTAGATAGGGAGGCTtcagagaaagagagagaaaagGAACTGCCAACTTTCAAAGACAATGATTTTGTTAACGACCAGATGAAG GTTTACATAGGTGAAGAGGCCAAGGCTAAACTCATGGAAACTCTAACTGCAGACGTGGATTTCCTGACTAAATTACACCTTATGGATTACAGCTTACTTTTGG GAATCCATGAGGTGGAACGGGGCGAAGAGGAGCTTCAAAGACAGCGAGAATTGGAGGCGGAAAACCCGCCCGATTCCGACGACAGCGAGTCGGGATCGGGCCTAGAAAACCGAGTGGGGCAGATGGGGTTCAACACGCCCCCAGACTCCCCCAACGCAGTCTCGCACTACCTCAGGGAGCACAGTCTCCAATATGAAGGTAAACTCAGCAAAATTTACCAGTACATTAGCACCGTGTCAG GTGGCATAATCCCTGAGCTAGACATCTACGCGATTCCCTCTTGTGAATTAGCCCCAGTCAAGGAGATTTACTTCGTGGCCATTATAGACGTGCTCACACATTATGGAGTAAAAAAGCAGGCTGCAAAAGCTGCCAAAACAGTGAAGTATGGGTCGAACGTAGACGGAATTAGCACCTGCGATCCGGAGCAATACGCCAAAAGATTCATTGATTTCATTGGCAAAGCCATAGAGtag
- the PIP4K gene encoding phosphatidylinositol 5-phosphate 4-kinase type-2 alpha isoform X3 — protein sequence MMSSSGQSKLKKKHFRVKHQKVKLFRANEPFLSVFMWGINHTINELMHVTIPVMLLPDDFRAYSKIKIDNHLFNKSQPLPDDSAGKSGAKFYQSYDKLFIIKTLTSEEVERMHSFLKHYHPYIVERHGKTLLPQYLGMYRLTVDNGEHYIVVMRNVFSNHLSTHRKFDLKGSTVDREASEKEREKELPTFKDNDFVNDQMKVYIGEEAKAKLMETLTADVDFLTKLHLMDYSLLLGIHEVERGEEELQRQRELEAENPPDSDDSESGSGLENRVGQMGFNTPPDSPNAVSHYLREHSLQYEGKLSKIYQYISTVSGGIIPELDIYAIPSCELAPVKEIYFVAIIDVLTHYGVKKQAAKAAKTVKYGSNVDGISTCDPEQYAKRFIDFIGKAIE from the exons ATGATGAGTTCCAGCGGCCAGTCCaagttaaaaaagaaacattttcgtgtaaaacaccaaaaagtCAAGCTTTTTAGGGCCAACGAACCCTTTCTCAGTGTTTTCATGTGGGGAATCAATCACACG ATCAATGAATTAATGCATGTCACCATTCCCGTGATGTTGCTTCCAGATGATTTCCGAGCTTATTCCaagataaaaattgataacCACCTTTTCAATAA ATCACAGCCTCTTCCTGATGATTCAGCAGGCAAAAGTGGAGCCAAATTCTACCAAAGCTATGATAaacttttcattattaaaactCTCACTTCTGAGGAAGTGGAGAGAATGCACTCATTTCTGAAACATTATCACCCT TATATTGTGGAGAGACATGGAAAGACTTTACTGCCTCAATACTTGGGAATGTATAGGTTGACTGTCGATAATGGGGAGCATTATATTGTGGTTATGAGGAATGTGTTTTCCAATCATCTGAGTacccatagaaaatttgatttaaaag GTTCTACAGTAGATAGGGAGGCTtcagagaaagagagagaaaagGAACTGCCAACTTTCAAAGACAATGATTTTGTTAACGACCAGATGAAG GTTTACATAGGTGAAGAGGCCAAGGCTAAACTCATGGAAACTCTAACTGCAGACGTGGATTTCCTGACTAAATTACACCTTATGGATTACAGCTTACTTTTGG GAATCCATGAGGTGGAACGGGGCGAAGAGGAGCTTCAAAGACAGCGAGAATTGGAGGCGGAAAACCCGCCCGATTCCGACGACAGCGAGTCGGGATCGGGCCTAGAAAACCGAGTGGGGCAGATGGGGTTCAACACGCCCCCAGACTCCCCCAACGCAGTCTCGCACTACCTCAGGGAGCACAGTCTCCAATATGAAGGTAAACTCAGCAAAATTTACCAGTACATTAGCACCGTGTCAG GTGGCATAATCCCTGAGCTAGACATCTACGCGATTCCCTCTTGTGAATTAGCCCCAGTCAAGGAGATTTACTTCGTGGCCATTATAGACGTGCTCACACATTATGGAGTAAAAAAGCAGGCTGCAAAAGCTGCCAAAACAGTGAAGTATGGGTCGAACGTAGACGGAATTAGCACCTGCGATCCGGAGCAATACGCCAAAAGATTCATTGATTTCATTGGCAAAGCCATAGAGtag
- the Tom7 gene encoding mitochondrial import receptor subunit TOM7 homolog has protein sequence MVLTDGVKQRLSIVIELSKTVFHYAFIPTVLYLGFKKGADPGMPDISVANLLW, from the exons atggttttaacCGATGGTGTAAAACAACGTCTCTCAATAGTAATAGAACTCAGTAAAACAGTGTTTCATTACGCCTTCATACCCACAGTTTTGTACCTAG GATTTAAAAAAGGTGCTGACCCTGGAATGCCTGATATTTCTGTGGCCAA TTTACTGTGGTAG